A region from the uncultured Draconibacterium sp. genome encodes:
- a CDS encoding patatin-like phospholipase family protein, which produces MTKKYDTGLVLSGGGTRGFAHLGVIAALNKLGIQPDVISGVSAGAIVGAFIAAGKSPEEVRDIFKRGWFFQYTKIHLPVDGLLKLDGIKEIIGKEIEVMNIEELAIPLHICVSNLNKGTVEYKNSGPLGDTVLASASIPVIFAPVQLGKYLYVDGGLMDNIPLEPIKKECEQVIASNISPINAKAKMKNMIQIATRTVYMSVNQKLEDLKKQVDVYIEPSGIDEYDVFQRKHADELFDLGYKTTLKVLK; this is translated from the coding sequence ATGACAAAAAAATATGATACCGGCCTTGTTTTAAGTGGTGGTGGCACACGCGGCTTTGCCCATCTTGGTGTAATTGCGGCTTTAAATAAATTAGGTATTCAGCCCGATGTTATTTCGGGAGTTAGTGCCGGAGCCATTGTTGGTGCATTTATAGCAGCAGGAAAATCGCCCGAAGAGGTTCGGGATATTTTTAAACGTGGTTGGTTTTTTCAATACACAAAAATACATCTTCCGGTTGATGGCCTGCTTAAACTCGATGGTATAAAAGAAATTATCGGGAAGGAAATTGAGGTGATGAATATTGAAGAGTTGGCCATCCCCCTTCATATTTGTGTGTCGAATTTAAATAAAGGTACTGTAGAATATAAAAACAGTGGTCCGCTGGGCGATACCGTTTTGGCATCTGCCTCTATTCCGGTAATTTTTGCTCCGGTACAGCTTGGCAAATATTTGTACGTTGATGGTGGCTTGATGGATAATATTCCACTGGAACCCATAAAAAAAGAATGCGAGCAGGTAATTGCTTCAAATATAAGTCCGATTAACGCCAAAGCAAAAATGAAAAACATGATACAGATTGCTACCCGCACCGTGTACATGAGCGTTAACCAAAAACTGGAGGATTTAAAAAAGCAGGTAGATGTTTATATTGAGCCAAGTGGAATTGACGAATACGATGTATTCCAACGGAAACATGCCGATGAACTATTCGATCTTGGATATAAAACAACGCTAAAGGTGTTAAAATAA
- a CDS encoding co-chaperone GroES family protein: MSLVIEEKDLEKFIMVGDRVLVKPKNPTGKTKSGLYLPPSVQENEKIQSGYIVKVGPGYPIPAVSEDDEVWKEKKEEVKYVPLQTHIGDLAIYLNKSGHEIEFNNEKYIILPHSAILMIIRDENLFD, from the coding sequence ATGTCGTTGGTAATTGAAGAAAAAGATCTGGAAAAGTTCATTATGGTTGGCGACCGGGTATTGGTAAAGCCAAAAAATCCGACGGGGAAAACCAAGTCGGGTTTGTATTTACCTCCATCGGTGCAGGAAAATGAAAAAATACAAAGTGGCTACATTGTAAAAGTAGGACCCGGTTATCCGATTCCGGCAGTTAGCGAGGATGATGAGGTTTGGAAAGAAAAAAAGGAAGAGGTAAAATATGTACCCTTGCAAACCCACATTGGCGATTTGGCTATTTACTTAAATAAAAGCGGGCACGAAATTGAGTTTAACAACGAGAAATATATTATTCTGCCACACTCAGCCATTTTAATGATTATACGCGACGAGAATTTATTTGATTAA
- the map gene encoding type I methionyl aminopeptidase — protein MGKIIIKTPEQIEGIRQSARLAAKTLDFAEQFVKEGMTTELIDDKVEEFIRSHGAIPATKGYNGYPKSSCISPNNIICHGIPSKETILKPGDILNIDITTILNGYYGDTSRMFTVGEVSKEAEELIDTTWHCLDLGIEQVKPGNRFGNIGFVIQRYAKARGYSVVYEFCGHGVGIEFHEEPQVDHASRRNTGPEMKPGMIFTIEPMINQGKAKAVIDKNDGWTARTIDNKLSAQFEHTVLVTQTGCEVLTDIHNEYPVS, from the coding sequence ATGGGAAAAATAATTATAAAAACTCCGGAACAGATAGAAGGCATCAGGCAGAGTGCCAGACTGGCTGCCAAAACGCTGGACTTTGCCGAGCAATTTGTAAAAGAGGGAATGACCACGGAGTTGATCGACGATAAGGTTGAAGAATTTATTCGATCTCATGGAGCAATTCCTGCTACCAAAGGATACAATGGTTACCCAAAATCGAGTTGTATATCGCCCAATAATATTATTTGCCATGGCATTCCGTCGAAAGAAACCATTTTAAAACCCGGCGATATATTGAATATTGATATTACCACAATTTTGAATGGCTACTACGGCGATACCTCGCGAATGTTTACAGTGGGAGAGGTAAGCAAAGAAGCTGAAGAGCTGATTGACACCACCTGGCACTGCCTTGATTTAGGGATTGAACAGGTAAAACCCGGCAATCGCTTTGGGAATATTGGTTTTGTTATTCAGCGTTATGCAAAGGCAAGAGGATACAGTGTAGTTTACGAGTTTTGTGGCCATGGTGTGGGTATTGAATTTCATGAAGAACCGCAGGTTGACCATGCCTCGCGCCGGAATACAGGACCAGAGATGAAACCCGGGATGATTTTTACTATTGAACCTATGATTAACCAGGGGAAAGCCAAAGCCGTTATTGATAAAAACGATGGCTGGACAGCCAGAACTATTGACAATAAACTGTCGGCACAGTTTGAGCATACGGTTTTGGTTACGCAAACAGGGTGCGAGGTTTTAACTGATATCCACAATGAGTATCCGGTAAGCTAA
- a CDS encoding acyl-ACP thioesterase domain-containing protein has protein sequence MKYKQQLSTKSYFVNRFKKLSTSFLFWQIQDIAWEHAEQLGFGFDNLKKDKQFWVLSRLLVKIKRRPSWGEKFTVETWPVGLEGLLALRDIEFIDEKGESIIQATTSWLVLDQQTKRIIRLEDLYEIPSNTERVLNQSAGKVRPPKSAEELIFSPALFNEIDVNQHFNSGRYLERIIDSYDFDFHETNELTEFEVNFVKEGIPSDQLAVKKQIIDKNNHICSVVRQSDGADLIRARLVWSLRQ, from the coding sequence ATGAAATATAAACAACAATTATCCACCAAATCATACTTTGTTAACCGATTTAAAAAACTCTCCACCTCCTTTCTTTTTTGGCAAATACAAGACATTGCCTGGGAACATGCCGAGCAACTGGGTTTTGGATTTGACAACTTGAAAAAAGACAAGCAGTTTTGGGTGCTCTCGCGATTACTGGTGAAAATAAAACGACGCCCCAGCTGGGGAGAAAAATTTACAGTAGAAACATGGCCCGTTGGCCTTGAAGGTCTGCTGGCTTTGCGCGATATCGAATTTATTGACGAAAAAGGAGAAAGTATCATTCAGGCCACCACCAGCTGGTTGGTACTAGACCAGCAAACAAAACGTATTATTCGTTTAGAAGATCTTTACGAAATACCATCGAACACCGAGCGGGTTTTAAACCAGAGTGCGGGAAAAGTACGACCACCAAAATCCGCTGAAGAGCTCATATTCTCGCCGGCCTTGTTTAACGAAATTGATGTAAACCAACATTTTAACAGCGGACGCTACCTGGAACGAATAATCGACAGTTACGATTTTGACTTTCATGAAACAAACGAATTGACCGAATTTGAAGTAAATTTTGTGAAAGAAGGTATTCCGAGCGACCAGCTGGCGGTTAAGAAGCAAATAATTGATAAAAATAACCATATTTGTAGTGTAGTTCGCCAAAGCGACGGAGCCGATTTAATACGTGCCCGACTGGTTTGGAGCCTGCGGCAATAG
- a CDS encoding glycoside hydrolase family 97 protein, whose protein sequence is MKRLLLIFTLAISSLFAMAHELSSPNGKMKLLVELLNGTPTYQLHLNEKAIIKQSKLGLELANNQSLMNGFTITDVQTSSVNDTWKPVWGEQSEIKNNYNELALTLQQKSTNIKILLRFRVFDDGLGFRYEFPEQENLVYFVVKEECTEFAMAGDHKAWWIPGDYDTQEYDYTTSKLSEIRGLMEKAVTPNASQTPISATAVQTALMMKTDDGYYINLHEAALQDYSCMHLELDDKNMVFKSVLTPDAVGNMAYMQTPCTTPWRTVIASKNAGDILLSNITLNLNEPCAYETTDWIKPVKYIGVWWEMITGKSSWAYTDEVLSVKLGETDFTQTTTNGRHAANTQHVKDYIDFASEHDFDAVLVEGWNEGWEDWFGKSKDFVFDFVTPYPDFDVEVLRDYAQSKNVKLMMHHETSGSVRNYERHMDTAYQFMAENNYNSVKSGYVGDIIPRGEYHYGQWMVNHYLHAIKKAADYKIMVNAHEAVRPTGMSRTYPNLIGNESARGTEYEAFGGNNVDHTTILPFTRLVGGPMDYTPGIFETKVSVYNPDNNSQVRTTIARQLALYVTMYSPLQMAADLPETYNKHLDAFQFIKDVAVDWDKSLVLEAEPGDFITYARKAKNSENWFVGRTNDGQARTSEISFDFLSADKKYIATVYADAKDAHWETNPKAYEVRKYQVTRKSKLKQLCAPGGGYAISLVPIEDKNELKGLKKL, encoded by the coding sequence ATGAAGAGATTACTATTGATTTTTACACTGGCTATTAGTAGCCTGTTTGCTATGGCACACGAACTGAGTTCCCCCAACGGCAAAATGAAATTATTGGTTGAATTACTCAACGGAACACCGACCTACCAACTACATCTAAATGAAAAAGCCATTATTAAACAAAGTAAGCTTGGGTTGGAACTTGCCAATAACCAATCGTTAATGAACGGATTTACAATTACCGATGTACAAACATCAAGCGTAAACGATACATGGAAACCGGTTTGGGGCGAGCAAAGCGAGATTAAAAATAATTACAACGAACTGGCACTTACTCTGCAACAAAAAAGTACCAACATAAAAATCCTTCTACGTTTTCGTGTTTTTGATGATGGTTTAGGTTTTCGCTACGAGTTTCCGGAGCAGGAAAACCTGGTGTATTTTGTTGTTAAAGAAGAATGCACTGAGTTTGCCATGGCCGGCGACCACAAAGCCTGGTGGATTCCCGGAGACTACGACACGCAAGAGTACGACTATACCACATCAAAACTTTCGGAAATAAGAGGCCTGATGGAGAAAGCTGTAACTCCCAATGCGTCGCAAACGCCAATTTCGGCAACAGCCGTTCAAACCGCGTTAATGATGAAAACCGATGATGGCTACTACATCAACCTACACGAAGCCGCTTTGCAGGACTACTCTTGCATGCATCTCGAACTGGATGATAAGAACATGGTATTTAAATCGGTTTTAACTCCCGATGCGGTAGGCAATATGGCGTATATGCAAACGCCATGCACCACTCCCTGGCGAACCGTTATTGCCAGCAAAAATGCCGGCGACATTTTATTGTCGAACATAACGCTTAACCTAAACGAACCATGCGCATACGAAACAACCGACTGGATAAAACCGGTGAAATACATTGGCGTTTGGTGGGAAATGATTACAGGCAAAAGCTCGTGGGCTTATACCGACGAGGTTTTGAGCGTAAAACTGGGCGAAACTGATTTTACACAAACCACGACCAACGGCCGGCATGCAGCTAACACCCAACATGTAAAAGACTACATTGATTTTGCCTCGGAACACGATTTTGATGCCGTTTTGGTTGAAGGCTGGAACGAAGGCTGGGAAGACTGGTTTGGCAAATCGAAAGACTTTGTTTTTGATTTTGTGACCCCCTACCCCGATTTTGATGTTGAAGTGCTGCGCGATTACGCCCAAAGTAAAAATGTTAAACTAATGATGCACCACGAAACATCGGGTTCGGTGCGCAATTACGAACGCCATATGGATACCGCCTACCAGTTTATGGCAGAGAATAACTACAACTCGGTAAAAAGCGGCTATGTGGGCGACATTATTCCGCGCGGCGAGTACCATTATGGCCAGTGGATGGTTAACCACTACCTGCACGCTATTAAAAAAGCAGCCGACTATAAAATAATGGTGAATGCACATGAAGCGGTTCGGCCAACTGGTATGAGCAGAACCTATCCAAATTTAATAGGAAACGAATCGGCACGCGGAACTGAATACGAAGCCTTTGGAGGAAACAATGTTGACCACACAACAATTCTGCCATTTACCAGGCTTGTGGGAGGCCCCATGGATTACACACCGGGTATTTTCGAAACAAAGGTAAGTGTGTACAATCCGGATAACAATTCACAGGTGCGTACAACCATTGCACGCCAGCTGGCCTTGTATGTAACCATGTACAGCCCGCTACAAATGGCTGCCGACCTGCCTGAAACCTACAACAAACACCTTGATGCTTTTCAGTTTATAAAAGATGTGGCCGTTGATTGGGATAAAAGTCTGGTTTTGGAAGCCGAACCCGGCGATTTTATCACCTATGCACGTAAAGCTAAAAACAGCGAAAACTGGTTTGTAGGCCGAACTAACGACGGCCAGGCACGCACTTCTGAAATCAGTTTTGATTTTCTGTCGGCCGATAAAAAATACATTGCCACCGTTTATGCCGATGCAAAAGATGCCCATTGGGAAACAAATCCGAAAGCCTATGAGGTAAGAAAATACCAGGTTACCCGCAAGTCGAAACTAAAACAACTTTGCGCCCCCGGAGGTGGCTACGCCATTAGCCTTGTTCCGATTGAAGATAAAAATGAGCTGAAAGGCTTGAAAAAGTTGTAG
- a CDS encoding ATP-binding protein, producing MKTGKNKRFEELGIKRWSLFFNDERTESKYREEYFNNSIYSFRLAFVIAILLYALFGVLDVYTSERFIKEFFTIRYLVVIPFLILVLAASYFHFFKKTWQYFTLSAYIVGGSGIAIMLLLNPSNLYYYGGLFLIFIAGYFFIHLHYLYAICAGLVVIFCYNIAPFFSASLQHLSIEYQLISNTFFISANLIAAVALYNNQLVARTEFYQRRLLSMQQMRIKNINENLEKKVAERTELLNNRNKALKEEIDYRKSIEEKLLVAKEQAEESDRLKTAFLANMSHEIRTPMNGIIGFLDMIADPQISQNEREQYLDIVKQSGNRLLQTINDIVEISKIEAGELQENIAPVNIGDTFSYLNDFFAPKAQLKNLAIKFKNGCSDTTIMTDSNKLESILTNLINNAIKFTEYGSIEIGVTPQNDVLEFYVKDTGQGIPADRQKAIFDRFVQADLSLTRGHEGTGLGLSIAKAYTEALGGTIWIQSEAGKGTTFFFTIALVFGDHQTNVTRPELKNTPNAIPQENIRILVAEDDAVSFNLIRSILSPRKYEIIHAKNGREAVQLFTEKHDEIALILMDLKMPQMDGIEATRRIRELNNTIPIIAQTAFALSGDKELALEAGCNDYLAKPIKRNELQNKISQFFTRKK from the coding sequence ATGAAAACGGGAAAAAACAAACGCTTTGAGGAACTGGGCATTAAGCGCTGGTCTTTATTCTTCAATGATGAAAGGACCGAATCGAAATACCGTGAAGAGTATTTCAATAATTCCATTTATTCGTTTCGCCTGGCCTTTGTTATTGCCATTTTACTTTATGCCTTATTTGGTGTTTTAGATGTATACACCTCGGAACGGTTTATTAAAGAATTTTTTACCATACGTTATCTGGTAGTTATTCCTTTTCTCATTCTTGTTCTGGCAGCATCATACTTTCATTTCTTCAAGAAAACATGGCAATATTTCACACTATCGGCTTATATTGTGGGAGGTAGCGGCATTGCCATCATGCTTCTACTTAACCCCTCTAATCTATATTATTACGGCGGGTTATTTCTGATTTTCATTGCAGGTTATTTCTTTATTCATTTACATTATTTGTATGCTATTTGTGCAGGATTGGTGGTTATCTTTTGTTACAACATTGCTCCTTTCTTCTCAGCTTCTTTGCAACACCTCAGTATTGAATATCAACTCATAAGCAATACATTTTTTATTTCAGCCAACCTTATTGCGGCCGTTGCTTTATACAACAACCAGCTAGTTGCGCGTACCGAGTTCTATCAACGCAGGCTTTTGTCGATGCAGCAAATGCGCATTAAAAATATAAATGAGAACCTTGAAAAGAAAGTTGCTGAGCGCACTGAACTTCTGAATAACAGAAACAAAGCCCTTAAAGAGGAAATAGACTACCGAAAAAGCATTGAAGAGAAATTATTGGTAGCAAAAGAACAAGCCGAAGAGAGCGACAGATTAAAAACAGCATTTCTGGCGAATATGAGTCATGAAATCCGAACACCAATGAATGGTATCATCGGTTTTTTGGATATGATTGCAGACCCCCAGATAAGCCAGAACGAACGTGAACAATACCTTGATATTGTAAAGCAAAGTGGAAACCGACTGCTTCAAACCATTAATGATATAGTTGAGATTTCAAAAATAGAAGCCGGGGAATTGCAGGAAAATATAGCACCGGTAAATATTGGCGATACTTTTAGTTATCTCAACGATTTTTTTGCCCCGAAAGCACAATTGAAAAACTTAGCTATTAAATTCAAAAACGGCTGTAGCGATACTACAATAATGACCGACAGCAATAAACTGGAATCGATTTTAACGAACCTGATAAATAACGCTATTAAATTTACCGAATACGGAAGCATCGAAATAGGAGTTACTCCACAAAATGATGTTCTGGAGTTTTATGTAAAAGATACCGGACAAGGTATTCCGGCTGATCGCCAAAAAGCTATTTTTGACCGTTTTGTACAAGCTGATTTAAGCTTAACCCGGGGACATGAAGGAACCGGTTTAGGATTATCAATTGCAAAAGCCTACACCGAAGCTTTGGGTGGTACAATTTGGATCCAATCTGAAGCCGGCAAAGGAACTACCTTCTTTTTTACAATAGCGTTAGTCTTTGGCGACCATCAAACCAATGTAACAAGACCAGAATTAAAAAACACCCCAAATGCTATACCTCAGGAAAATATAAGAATACTGGTAGCAGAAGACGATGCCGTTAGCTTTAACCTGATCAGGTCAATTCTGAGCCCCAGGAAATACGAGATAATACATGCGAAGAACGGCCGTGAAGCCGTGCAATTATTTACCGAAAAACACGACGAGATTGCATTGATACTTATGGATTTAAAAATGCCACAAATGGATGGA